The Flavobacterium sp. M31R6 nucleotide sequence TCATAGAACCCTAAATCTCCTGGCAAAACAGGCTGATAATGTCCCTTAAACAATGGTTTTGCTTTTGCAACATTGGTCCATTCTGTAAAACCTTTGCCCCACCATAAATCATTTTCATCAATAGGATGATACTGAGGTAGATAATAGGCAAAAAACTTTATATTCTGTGGCATAATTTTATAAAAGAGTTTTTTATTTTTTTCAAAAATGACATTCTTGTTTTTTGGGGAATATATAATTTTAAACTTGGATATTTTAATCTAATTTTTTTATAAAATAAAAACCTGTTAATCATTCTTGGATTCGATTTATTTACAATTTCGCTACTCAACACAGTTGAAACACCAACTTGCTGATCATCGTGAATCCTATAATCAATTAGTACATCTTCTATAAACATTAGACCTTCAATAGCTGAAGCATGTATTCCAAACCAAGCATCATGCCAATATCCATAGGGTAAATCAATTGGAAGAATATTTTCTTTTAAAGATTTGTGAAAACATATTGTAGCTCCAGTTATTTTATTTTTATTAATAATTAAATCTTTGAAAGCTAAAACATTGTTTTTCCACAATCCTCTTAACTCTTCATTAAAACCCCATTTTCCCCAAAGTGTGGAATTAAGACCAATACCTTCTCCATCAATAAGAGTTGCATCAGTAAACAATAATTTGCATTTCTTGTTATTTTCAAAAAAACTTTGCATTATATCAACTTTATTGGAATGCCATACATCATCTTGATCTGCAAGAAATATTAAATCTCCAGTTGTTATTGAAATTGCTTTTTCAAAATTTTTAATCGTTCCTAATGATTTTTTATTTTGATATAAATGGATTAATCCTGGATATTTGTCTTGATAAAAATGAATTAGTTCTATAGTATTATCAACAGAACAGTCGTCACAGATGATTATTTCATCAACCGAAAGTGATTGTGATAAAATGCTTTTTAGTTGCTCACTAAGAAACTTCCCTCCGTTGTATGTACATAAAGCTACGGATAATGTCATTTCAATAAATTATATAACTTTCGAATAATTTTTTTAAACGCTAACTTTCTTCGCTCAATATGCAAAGCTTTGTATTTACTTATTTGATTCTTAATAATACCCTGAACTTCTGAATTAAAATTTGGTTTAATATTTTTTAAAAAATGAATCCAAATTTTTTCTCTTTTACTGTTATCTTGTGAAGACCATACCGAACTGTCATGCAATCTATAAACTCCCATAAATTCATCTAGGTGTTTAATTTTACCATAACGTGCGTTCAACATGTGCAGAAAATAATCTCCAACAGGAGATTTCTCAAAATATTTAGGAAATTTTTCAAATAAATTATTTTTAAAAACAACACTGCATGTATGTATATAGTTGCCTTTGGCTAAATCATTAATGGTGGTAGTTTCAGGAACTTTAACAGTTATGATGTCTTCTTTAACAATTCCTTCTTGCAAAATATTAACCTTATGAAAACAAATTGTATACTCAGGATTAACCTCTAGAAAATCAACTTGTTTTTGAAGTTTTAATGAATCTGTCCAGTAATCATCACCTTCACAAAGAGCAACGTATTTTCCCTCACTTTTTTTAAATGCATCAATAAAATTAGGCATCATCCCTATATTTTTTTCATGGTTAAAATACTTAATCCACGATTTTCTTGGATGATTCTTTAAGATATCTTGAATGACTTCATCTGTTGAATCTGGAGAACAATCGTTCGCCAAAATAAGTTCAATCTCAAAATCACATTCTTGCATCAAAACTCCTTCGATAGCCTCCCGAATGTATTTTTCGTGACCATAAGTAATCATACAAACACTAATAGTAGGCCTTAACATCCGTTTAATTTTTGCCTTATTATTCCAATACCAAAACAAGATAAAATAAATTTTAGCAAAATAGCAAAATTCATTTTTCTCTTAAATATTCCCCACGTACAATATTGAAACGTATCTAAAATCAATAGATTTTTCATCAATTTATATACATCTGAATAGCTTTGGGAAACAAATGCTCTATTGATTAATCCTCTATTAGTATTACAAATAGAATCTGATAACCAAGTTTTGTTAAAATTATTTCTTTTTACAAATTCTTTTCTACAATGATAAGAATCTAATAGTGCAAAAACAAACTTTTCTAAATCTATAGGATGACTTGCGCTTCCATCAATAATCCTGTACACTGTTGTTGTTTCATTTAAAAAATAAAGTGATGAGTTATGCAGAGTTTCAAGTAAAATTCTTGTATCACCTATAACTTTATTTTCAAGTTCTTTCTCAAGTATAGTTAAGACTTTATCTAAAATTGCCTTTCTAAAAACAGTAGTTGCGAACTCAATGAATTTGCTTTTTAACATCATAGGAATAACTTCGGATTGTTCAGCTGCAAATCTTGCAGGAATATCAACAAATTGTTCCTTATTCTGAATAAAATACTTAACATTGGTATAAACCAATCCTACCTTTTTATTTTCTTCTAAAATATCTACTTGTTTTTGGAGTTTATCTTTAGTAATCCAATAATCATCTCCTTCACACATGGCAACATAATTCCCCGAACATTGACCCAAAGCAAAAATAAAATTAGGCATCATCCCTAAATTTTCTTTATGATTAAAATACTTAATCCACGATCTTTTGGGATGATTCTCCAAAATATTTTGAATGACTTTATCCGTTGAATCCGGAGAACAATCGTTTGCCAAAATAAGCTCAACCTCAAAATCACATTCTTGCATCAAAATCCCCTCAATAGCTTCACGAATATATTTTTCGTGGCCATAAGTAATCATACAAACACTAACTTTCAAATTTTCCTTCATCCTTAGAATTCTAATGGCTCTAATTCTTTTATTACTTTTGCAGGTGTCCCAACTGCAACACAATTATCAGGCAGGTCTTTTGTAACTACTGATCCTGCCCCAATTATAACGTTTTTACCAATTGTTAGCTTTGGTAATACACATGCATTTGTTCCTAAAACTGTATAGTCCCCTATTATACAATTCCCTGAGATATGAACACCAGGAGACAATTCTACAAACTTGCCAATTATAGAATCATGTCCTATTGTGCAATTTAAATTAATTAAAGTTCCTCTTTCAATATTGACATCACTTGTTATTACAGTCCCTGCCATAATATTAGACCCTATTCCAATGTGATTCCCATAGTGCCCAATACTTGCCAAAGGGCTGATGGTTGAAGTAAAAATGCCTCCAAGTGAAATAAATTTATGATATAGTTTTTTTCTCAAGATAGGATTACCTATCCCGATTGTGAATCGATTGTCGATTGTATTAAAATAATTCGAGACCTCTTCTGTTGTTTTTAAAATTGGAAATTTTTCATATAGACTACCTTTAATATCATCATTGACATCATCAAAAAAAACCAAATTTTCTAATTGATTCATTTGGTGAATTACCTCTAAAACTTCTTTTGCGAATCCTTTGGCTCCAACTATTAGCATAAATTTTCATTTATTAAAGTAACAATTTTTGTCATATCTACTGCTGATAACCCAACATACAAAGGCAAACATAAAATTCGAGATGCAATGCTCTCAGAAATTGACATTGGCATCCCTTTTGTATATTCAATAGTATTCAAAGACGGGTAAAAATAACGTCTTGGAAAAATTTCATTTTCATTTAAATCTCTTTCTACTCTTAAAAGTTGATCTTCAGTTTCAAAAATAACGGCGTAATAACTGTAATTCCAATCCGTATTATTCCGCATTTTTAAACCTCTCAGTTTTGAAAAATCAAGTTTGTCATTATAAAAGGCAACTACTTTTTTTCTCTCATTAATTATCATCTCCATATAAGGCAAAACAGTCAAACCCATTGCTGCTTGCAATTCAGACATTTTACCATTTATCCCCAAACCATGAAAAGCCAAAACTCCTTTATGCCCAAAATTATGACTGTAAAACAATTGGTGTTGCAAATCTATATCTTTTGCAAACATGGCACCACCTTCACCTGTATGGAATAATTTAGTAGCATGAAAACTACAAGTGCTTATATCTCCATAATCAAATATTGATTTACCATTGTATTTCACTCCAAAACAATGTGCAGCATCATAAATAACTTTTAAATTATACCTTTTTGCAATAGCCTCAATTTCTATCACATTACAGGGATTACCGAAAACATGAGTAGCTAAAATAGCAGTTGTTTTATCGGTAATGGCGGCCTCAATTTTAGTTTCATCAATCGTTAAATACTCAGGATGAATGTCTACAAAAACGGGAGTACAGTTTTCCCACACTATTGCCGCAGTAGTCGCCACATAAGAAAATGGAGTTGTAATGATTTCTCCTTTCCTCCCTAGTAATTTTAGTGCGATTTGTAATGGTATCGTCCCGTTATTGGTTATAATAATATTAGAAATAGATAAATAATCTTTCAATTTCTCTTCTAGTTCCAAAACTAACTCACCTCTATTCGTAAGCCATTGATTATCCCAAGCTCTTTGTACTTGCTTGTTGTAATCATCTATTGGAGGTAAAAAAGTCTTGGTTACGTTTATCATTATACTATAACTTGTGAGTCAATAAATCCATTCTTTTTTACAAACACTAATTCGACCAGCCATAAAACACTTGGGCTAAATGGTCTGTTTAAATCTGTTATTTCAAATAATCGATAGTTATTTTCATCCATGAAATTAATTAATTTCAAAAAACTATTATCAAACATTTTATTAACCACGCCAGCCTCAACCATAAATATCTCTGTTTTTCCAAAAAAGTCACTTGCTCCTTTCAAAACCTCAATATCCAATCCTTCGGCATCAATCTTGATAATGTCTGGAATTGGCCATTCACTATTCGACAATAAACCGTTTAATGTAACCACTG carries:
- a CDS encoding acetyltransferase — translated: MLIVGAKGFAKEVLEVIHQMNQLENLVFFDDVNDDIKGSLYEKFPILKTTEEVSNYFNTIDNRFTIGIGNPILRKKLYHKFISLGGIFTSTISPLASIGHYGNHIGIGSNIMAGTVITSDVNIERGTLINLNCTIGHDSIIGKFVELSPGVHISGNCIIGDYTVLGTNACVLPKLTIGKNVIIGAGSVVTKDLPDNCVAVGTPAKVIKELEPLEF
- a CDS encoding glycosyltransferase encodes the protein MKENLKVSVCMITYGHEKYIREAIEGILMQECDFEVELILANDCSPDSTDKVIQNILENHPKRSWIKYFNHKENLGMMPNFIFALGQCSGNYVAMCEGDDYWITKDKLQKQVDILEENKKVGLVYTNVKYFIQNKEQFVDIPARFAAEQSEVIPMMLKSKFIEFATTVFRKAILDKVLTILEKELENKVIGDTRILLETLHNSSLYFLNETTTVYRIIDGSASHPIDLEKFVFALLDSYHCRKEFVKRNNFNKTWLSDSICNTNRGLINRAFVSQSYSDVYKLMKNLLILDTFQYCTWGIFKRKMNFAILLKFILSCFGIGIIRQKLNGC
- a CDS encoding glycosyltransferase family 2 protein, with translation MTLSVALCTYNGGKFLSEQLKSILSQSLSVDEIIICDDCSVDNTIELIHFYQDKYPGLIHLYQNKKSLGTIKNFEKAISITTGDLIFLADQDDVWHSNKVDIMQSFFENNKKCKLLFTDATLIDGEGIGLNSTLWGKWGFNEELRGLWKNNVLAFKDLIINKNKITGATICFHKSLKENILPIDLPYGYWHDAWFGIHASAIEGLMFIEDVLIDYRIHDDQQVGVSTVLSSEIVNKSNPRMINRFLFYKKIRLKYPSLKLYIPQKTRMSFLKKIKNSFIKLCHRI
- a CDS encoding DegT/DnrJ/EryC1/StrS aminotransferase family protein; the protein is MINVTKTFLPPIDDYNKQVQRAWDNQWLTNRGELVLELEEKLKDYLSISNIIITNNGTIPLQIALKLLGRKGEIITTPFSYVATTAAIVWENCTPVFVDIHPEYLTIDETKIEAAITDKTTAILATHVFGNPCNVIEIEAIAKRYNLKVIYDAAHCFGVKYNGKSIFDYGDISTCSFHATKLFHTGEGGAMFAKDIDLQHQLFYSHNFGHKGVLAFHGLGINGKMSELQAAMGLTVLPYMEMIINERKKVVAFYNDKLDFSKLRGLKMRNNTDWNYSYYAVIFETEDQLLRVERDLNENEIFPRRYFYPSLNTIEYTKGMPMSISESIASRILCLPLYVGLSAVDMTKIVTLINENLC
- a CDS encoding glycosyltransferase, with translation MLRPTISVCMITYGHEKYIREAIEGVLMQECDFEIELILANDCSPDSTDEVIQDILKNHPRKSWIKYFNHEKNIGMMPNFIDAFKKSEGKYVALCEGDDYWTDSLKLQKQVDFLEVNPEYTICFHKVNILQEGIVKEDIITVKVPETTTINDLAKGNYIHTCSVVFKNNLFEKFPKYFEKSPVGDYFLHMLNARYGKIKHLDEFMGVYRLHDSSVWSSQDNSKREKIWIHFLKNIKPNFNSEVQGIIKNQISKYKALHIERRKLAFKKIIRKLYNLLK